Proteins co-encoded in one Flavobacteriaceae bacterium MAR_2009_75 genomic window:
- a CDS encoding uroporphyrinogen-III synthase yields the protein MKVKTILVSQPEPKMENSPYSRLIDKEKVKVDFVPFIHVVGVDAKDVRQQKIDLKNYSAIILTSRNAVDHFFRIAEEMRFKVPDSMKYFCQSEAVAYYLQKYVVYRKRKIYVGQRNFQELVPLFKKYKTEKFLLPSSDVLKEIIPNTLNDLGIDWKRGIFYKTVISDLSNLRDVYYDILVFFSPSGIESLLKNFPDFEQKDTRIAVFGNSTISAATDAGLRIDIKAPTPETPSMTMALQKYITTVNKK from the coding sequence ATGAAAGTAAAGACGATTTTGGTCTCTCAACCAGAACCGAAGATGGAAAACTCACCTTATTCAAGGCTGATAGATAAGGAAAAAGTCAAAGTCGATTTTGTGCCTTTCATCCACGTTGTGGGAGTAGACGCAAAAGACGTTCGCCAGCAGAAAATCGATTTAAAGAACTACTCTGCTATTATTTTAACAAGTAGAAATGCGGTAGACCATTTTTTTAGAATTGCTGAGGAAATGCGATTCAAGGTACCCGATTCTATGAAATATTTTTGTCAGTCTGAGGCGGTAGCATATTACCTACAAAAATATGTTGTTTACCGTAAACGTAAGATTTATGTAGGACAGAGAAATTTTCAGGAGTTGGTTCCCTTATTTAAGAAATATAAGACCGAAAAATTTTTGTTGCCCTCCTCAGATGTTTTAAAAGAAATCATACCCAACACTTTGAACGACTTAGGTATTGATTGGAAGCGTGGCATATTCTATAAGACGGTTATTAGCGATCTTTCTAACCTTAGAGACGTTTATTACGACATCTTGGTTTTCTTTAGTCCTTCTGGCATAGAATCACTACTTAAGAATTTTCCCGATTTCGAGCAAAAAGACACCCGCATTGCTGTATTCGGTAATTCGACAATCTCGGCCGCTACCGATGCCGGGTTGCGTATCGATATAAAGGCACCGACACCGGAAACGCCATCAATGACTATGGCGCTTCAGAAGTATATTACCACGGTGAATAAGAAGTAA
- a CDS encoding dolichyl-phosphate-mannose-protein mannosyltransferase — protein MKSKFPQLFLLLLGAIFVLNLLQSYFTPLIFDEAYYWHYAQNLSWGYFDHPPLVALMVKTGSLIFGGELGVRFVSCILSTLMFIVLWACIENEKKKDYVVHFFILIFSMALLNAYGFFTLPDTPLLFFTALFLYVYKRFLQNTTWLWGIILGLTMAGLMYSKYHAALVIIFVLLSNLKLVTLRNAWLAVIVALLCYTPHFIWLYQNDFVTIKYHLFDRPNDPYNFTKYTLGYLVNLIALFGLTFPWVYWSLFKTIERDKFTRAMLFLTYGIIIFFFMSSFNRRIQTQWIIIIAIPLIVLVFRQVMINKTIRKWILRTGLINAVLILYLRIGLVREPLSPIYYETHGNKEWVAEIQSEIGDMPVVFENSYRNAPMYAFYAGVPTFSLNNMMYRRNQYSIDDSESKVQGKKILYISRRKQNKADLHLPKGDGKMYYGKYFDNFESFRKLRTLVEEPISLNLEKEQEFKLYNPYDKAIDLNKLKFNVAYLTSFKDVKDRFSIDPLPANKDLTTIAAKDTVTFKFKFPKPEMEAPSYFRIGISENGLLYGINGINTKFE, from the coding sequence ATGAAGTCTAAATTTCCGCAATTATTCTTACTTCTATTAGGCGCCATTTTTGTTCTCAACCTGCTACAATCGTATTTTACTCCCTTAATTTTTGATGAGGCCTACTATTGGCATTATGCACAAAATTTAAGTTGGGGCTATTTTGACCACCCCCCTTTGGTAGCGCTGATGGTTAAAACGGGCAGTTTAATTTTTGGCGGGGAACTGGGTGTTCGTTTTGTAAGTTGCATTCTCTCGACATTGATGTTCATAGTTTTATGGGCCTGCATAGAAAATGAAAAAAAGAAAGATTATGTAGTTCATTTTTTCATTCTCATTTTCTCGATGGCATTATTGAACGCTTACGGGTTTTTCACCTTGCCAGACACGCCCCTATTGTTCTTTACAGCCCTTTTTCTGTATGTTTATAAGAGGTTTCTCCAGAATACAACATGGCTTTGGGGCATTATTCTAGGGCTTACCATGGCCGGATTAATGTACAGCAAATATCATGCGGCTTTGGTAATCATATTTGTACTGCTCTCCAATCTAAAATTGGTCACCTTAAGAAATGCTTGGCTTGCCGTTATAGTAGCACTGTTATGTTATACCCCTCACTTTATATGGTTATACCAGAACGATTTTGTGACTATAAAGTACCATTTATTCGACCGACCCAACGACCCTTATAATTTCACCAAATACACTTTAGGCTATCTAGTTAACCTTATAGCCCTTTTTGGGCTGACCTTCCCTTGGGTGTATTGGTCATTGTTTAAAACAATAGAGCGTGATAAATTCACCCGTGCAATGCTTTTTTTGACCTACGGGATTATTATTTTCTTTTTCATGTCAAGCTTTAACAGGCGAATACAGACGCAGTGGATCATTATTATTGCCATTCCACTTATTGTTCTTGTTTTTCGACAAGTCATGATAAATAAAACGATCCGAAAGTGGATCTTGCGAACCGGGCTTATCAATGCTGTTCTTATTTTATACTTGAGAATCGGATTGGTTCGCGAGCCATTGTCGCCAATATATTATGAAACTCACGGAAATAAAGAATGGGTAGCAGAGATACAGTCTGAAATAGGCGATATGCCGGTCGTATTCGAAAATTCATATAGAAATGCACCGATGTACGCTTTCTATGCAGGCGTACCCACTTTTTCTTTGAACAATATGATGTATCGACGCAATCAATACTCTATCGATGATTCTGAATCAAAAGTTCAGGGAAAAAAAATACTCTACATTTCAAGACGTAAACAAAATAAAGCGGATCTACACTTGCCCAAAGGCGATGGAAAAATGTATTATGGCAAGTATTTCGATAACTTTGAATCGTTTCGAAAACTACGCACCTTGGTCGAAGAACCCATAAGCCTAAATCTAGAAAAAGAACAAGAATTCAAATTATATAACCCCTATGATAAAGCCATCGATTTGAACAAATTAAAATTTAATGTTGCTTATTTGACTAGTTTTAAAGACGTGAAAGATCGATTTTCGATCGACCCGCTTCCGGCGAATAAAGATTTAACTACTATAGCAGCAAAAGATACCGTGACCTTTAAATTCAAATTTCCGAAACCTGAAATGGAAGCTCCATCCTATTTTAGAATAGGTATCTCTGAAAACGGCTTGCTATATGGTATTAACGGTATAAATACAAAATTCGAGTAA
- a CDS encoding tyrosyl-tRNA synthetase — protein MASNFVEELKWRGMLHDAMPGTEEHLLSGMQSAYVGIDPTADSLHIGHLVGVMMLRHFQLAGHKPYALIGGATGMIGDPSGKSAERNLLDEATLRHNQEALKEQLSRFLDFDSTTDNGAVLVNNYDWMKDFSFLDFIRDVGKHITVNYMMAKDSVKKRLSAEAKEGMSFTEFTYQMVQGYDFLHLYKNHNCTLQMGGSDQWGNITTGTELIRRIGNGKGYALTCPLITKADGTKFGKTESGNIWLDAERTSPYRFYQYWLNTSDEDAEKYIKIFTFITKSEIEGLIAAHQEAPHLRSLQKRLAEEITTMVHSKEDLENAQKASTILFGKSTSEDLKKLDEKTFLDVFEGVPQAEIALSELENGLDMIGALADKTAFLGSNSEARRELKQNSISVNKEKVKADYMITASDLINEKFILLQRGKKNYFVLVAV, from the coding sequence ATGGCTTCAAACTTTGTAGAAGAATTGAAATGGAGGGGTATGTTGCATGACGCAATGCCCGGTACTGAAGAACATCTTTTAAGCGGAATGCAATCGGCCTACGTAGGTATAGACCCCACTGCAGATTCGCTACATATAGGTCATTTAGTGGGTGTTATGATGCTTCGTCACTTTCAATTGGCGGGCCACAAACCCTATGCTTTAATAGGTGGTGCGACGGGAATGATCGGTGACCCATCGGGAAAATCTGCTGAGAGAAACCTATTGGATGAAGCTACCTTAAGACATAATCAAGAGGCGTTAAAAGAACAGCTTTCTCGTTTTTTAGATTTTGATAGTACTACCGATAACGGTGCTGTTTTGGTCAATAATTATGATTGGATGAAAGATTTTTCTTTTCTCGATTTCATTCGTGATGTGGGCAAGCATATTACCGTTAACTATATGATGGCCAAAGATTCGGTGAAAAAACGCCTTTCCGCGGAAGCGAAAGAGGGAATGTCTTTTACTGAGTTTACCTATCAAATGGTGCAGGGTTATGATTTTCTTCACCTTTATAAAAATCACAATTGTACCCTTCAGATGGGCGGAAGCGATCAATGGGGCAATATCACTACCGGTACCGAGTTAATTCGCCGAATTGGCAATGGTAAGGGCTATGCGCTTACCTGCCCGTTAATTACCAAAGCCGACGGCACCAAATTTGGCAAGACCGAAAGTGGTAACATTTGGTTGGATGCGGAGCGAACCTCGCCATATCGTTTTTATCAATACTGGCTCAACACTTCTGATGAAGATGCCGAGAAATACATCAAAATTTTCACTTTTATAACTAAAAGTGAGATTGAAGGCTTGATTGCGGCACATCAAGAAGCGCCTCACCTTCGAAGTCTGCAAAAGCGTTTGGCAGAAGAGATTACTACCATGGTGCACTCTAAAGAAGATTTAGAAAATGCCCAAAAGGCCAGTACTATTCTATTCGGCAAGTCGACATCCGAAGATTTGAAAAAACTCGATGAGAAAACGTTCTTAGATGTTTTTGAGGGGGTTCCGCAAGCGGAAATTGCCCTTTCAGAACTTGAGAACGGACTAGATATGATTGGAGCTCTTGCTGATAAAACAGCATTCTTGGGCTCAAATAGCGAAGCGCGAAGAGAATTGAAACAAAACTCAATTTCAGTCAACAAAGAAAAGGTCAAGGCAGACTACATGATTACTGCTTCAGACCTTATCAATGAGAAATTCATTCTTCTACAAAGAGGAAAGAAAAATTATTTTGTACTGGTTGCCGTATAA
- a CDS encoding dihydroorotase, giving the protein MGKILIKNATIVNENIVLESDVLLEGDLISKIDKDISDDTAKVIDIEGKYLLPGIIDDQVHFREPGLTHKGDIASESRAAVAGGITSYMEQPNTDPQTTTIEKLEEKFALASKTSYANHSFLFGGTNDNLEEIKRLDKNACSGVKLFLGSSTGNMLVDDEAVIEKIFSSTEMVISAHCEDEGTIRANLAKYRSEYGDDIPLKYHPLIRSEEACYLSSSKAIALAKKTGARLHVFHLSTGKETDLFRNDIPLKDKKITAEVCIHHLWFSDVDYDSKGTLIKWNPAVKTAKDRAQLWEALLDDRLDVIATDHAPHQWDEKDNIYTKAPSGGPLVQHALPAMLEKYHEGIISLEKMVEKMCHNPATLFDIEKRGYVREGYFADLAVVDMNSSWTVTKDNIVYKCGWSPFEGNTFRSKITHTFVNGHLAYENGNFSPERHGRRLTFDR; this is encoded by the coding sequence ATGGGGAAGATTCTGATCAAAAATGCAACGATCGTCAATGAAAATATTGTTCTCGAAAGCGATGTGCTTTTAGAAGGTGACCTGATTTCAAAAATCGATAAGGATATTTCGGATGATACGGCAAAGGTTATCGATATAGAGGGCAAATATCTATTGCCCGGTATCATAGATGATCAAGTGCATTTTAGAGAACCAGGGTTGACCCATAAAGGCGATATAGCTTCTGAAAGTAGGGCCGCCGTTGCCGGAGGTATCACTTCGTATATGGAACAGCCGAATACCGATCCGCAAACGACTACAATCGAGAAACTCGAAGAGAAATTCGCCCTAGCTTCGAAAACGTCGTATGCAAACCATTCCTTTTTGTTCGGGGGCACCAATGACAACCTTGAAGAAATCAAGCGGTTAGATAAAAATGCATGCTCTGGAGTAAAATTATTTTTGGGGTCTTCTACCGGTAATATGCTAGTAGATGATGAGGCGGTTATCGAAAAAATTTTTAGCAGTACCGAGATGGTGATTTCGGCACATTGTGAAGATGAGGGTACTATACGTGCTAATTTGGCAAAATATAGATCGGAGTATGGCGACGATATTCCCCTTAAATATCATCCGTTGATACGAAGTGAAGAGGCATGCTATCTTTCATCGTCGAAAGCGATAGCATTGGCTAAGAAAACAGGTGCACGTTTGCATGTTTTCCATTTGTCGACCGGTAAGGAAACCGATCTTTTCAGAAACGACATTCCATTAAAAGATAAAAAAATTACCGCAGAGGTATGTATTCATCACCTTTGGTTTTCCGATGTAGATTATGATAGCAAAGGAACGCTCATTAAATGGAACCCAGCTGTGAAGACGGCTAAAGATCGTGCCCAACTATGGGAAGCTCTTCTTGACGACCGTTTAGATGTTATCGCCACAGACCATGCGCCACACCAATGGGATGAAAAAGATAATATCTATACCAAGGCACCTTCTGGCGGGCCGCTAGTGCAGCATGCCCTGCCGGCGATGCTAGAAAAATATCATGAAGGTATTATTTCTTTAGAAAAAATGGTGGAGAAGATGTGTCACAACCCTGCGACACTCTTCGATATTGAGAAAAGAGGTTATGTGCGAGAGGGCTATTTCGCAGATTTGGCTGTTGTTGATATGAACAGTTCTTGGACGGTAACCAAAGATAATATCGTTTATAAATGCGGATGGTCTCCTTTCGAGGGCAATACTTTTCGCTCAAAAATAACCCATACCTTTGTCAATGGTCACTTGGCCTATGAAAACGGAAATTTTTCTCCAGAACGACATGGTAGAAGATTGACTTTCGATAGATAG
- a CDS encoding dolichol-phosphate mannosyltransferase, producing the protein MSDSLVIIPTYNEIENIEAIIEAVFGLTKDFHILIVDDNSPDGTSAKVKEMQIRYSGSLFLETRTEKSGLGTAYIHGFKWAIAKKYDYVFEMDADFSHNPEDLPRLYRACVNGADVSVGSRYKKGVNVVDWPLYRVLLSYGASFYVKIITGMRVHDPTAGFVCYKRHVLENIRLDSVRFVGYAFQIEMKFRAYLKNYKIEEVSIIFRDRVRGKSKMSSSIINEAIVGVFMMKVRSLFQKNKF; encoded by the coding sequence ATGTCAGATAGTCTGGTCATTATACCCACTTATAATGAGATTGAAAATATAGAAGCCATAATCGAGGCAGTCTTCGGTCTGACTAAAGATTTTCATATACTTATTGTAGATGATAACTCTCCCGACGGCACTTCAGCAAAGGTTAAAGAAATGCAGATCCGATATAGCGGCTCTCTGTTCTTGGAAACTCGAACAGAAAAATCTGGCCTGGGTACTGCATACATTCACGGTTTTAAATGGGCGATAGCCAAAAAGTACGATTATGTATTTGAAATGGATGCCGATTTCTCTCATAACCCAGAAGACTTGCCACGACTTTATCGGGCCTGTGTGAACGGTGCCGATGTTTCGGTGGGCTCTCGGTATAAGAAAGGTGTGAATGTCGTAGACTGGCCATTGTATCGTGTGTTATTGTCGTATGGTGCATCATTCTATGTAAAAATTATAACAGGAATGCGAGTACATGATCCCACGGCGGGTTTTGTTTGCTATAAACGACATGTTCTTGAAAACATACGTTTAGATTCTGTGCGTTTTGTAGGGTATGCGTTTCAAATCGAAATGAAATTCAGAGCCTACCTGAAAAACTACAAAATAGAAGAAGTGTCCATAATTTTTAGAGATCGCGTGAGAGGCAAATCCAAAATGTCATCATCGATTATCAATGAAGCTATAGTGGGAGTCTTTATGATGAAAGTGCGAAGCCTATTTCAAAAAAATAAATTTTAG
- a CDS encoding FKBP-type peptidyl-prolyl cis-trans isomerase SlpA, whose amino-acid sequence MSQVKNNDTVKVHYTGKLEDGQVFDSSVERGEPLQFTLGQGQLIPGFEKGLIDMKVNEKKTVNIPKTEAYGETNEQLIQEVPKSQLSEDIEPQVGMGLVSQTPNGQEINLIVKDVKDDSIVVDGNHPLAGKDLIFDLEVVEIM is encoded by the coding sequence ATGAGTCAGGTAAAGAATAACGATACGGTTAAAGTACATTACACAGGTAAATTAGAAGACGGTCAGGTTTTCGATAGCTCTGTAGAAAGAGGAGAACCATTGCAGTTCACTTTGGGTCAAGGTCAATTGATACCCGGTTTCGAAAAGGGTTTGATAGACATGAAGGTCAATGAAAAGAAGACAGTGAATATTCCTAAAACTGAGGCCTATGGCGAGACCAATGAGCAGCTTATACAAGAAGTTCCGAAAAGTCAATTGTCAGAAGATATCGAGCCGCAGGTTGGTATGGGCTTGGTTTCTCAAACCCCGAACGGGCAAGAGATAAACCTAATTGTAAAAGATGTTAAAGATGATTCTATCGTAGTTGATGGTAACCATCCATTGGCAGGCAAAGACTTGATTTTCGACTTAGAAGTGGTTGAGATTATGTAA
- a CDS encoding phenylacetate-coenzyme A ligase PaaK-like adenylate-forming protein, with translation MKDDTIFTISSPSDFENQALDTFRFQFRNNKVYQEFCSYLGKSDSNVHRLREIPFLPISFFKSKTVLATQDRPNTLFTSSGTTGNRTSKHYVTDIQLYEKSFQKAFDLFYGTITDYCILALLPSYLEREGSSLIYMADRLIEQSGHPTSGFYLNDLDELRKKLYQLEKEGQKTLLIGVSFALLDMVEEGNMKLDHTLVMETGGMKGRRKELIREELHEILKNGFGVNQIHSEYGMTELLSQAYSKGNGIFNTPPWMKVLIRDTEDPLTYQNIGKTGGINVIDLANKYSCSFIATQDLGKELSDGSFEILGRFDHSDIRGCNLMVL, from the coding sequence ATGAAAGACGATACCATTTTTACTATTTCTTCACCAAGCGATTTTGAAAATCAAGCCTTGGATACTTTTCGATTTCAATTTCGAAACAATAAAGTCTATCAAGAATTCTGCAGCTATTTGGGCAAATCAGATTCAAATGTTCATCGGTTAAGAGAAATTCCCTTTTTGCCTATTTCCTTTTTTAAATCTAAAACCGTTCTGGCCACCCAAGACCGACCGAACACCCTTTTTACCAGTAGCGGAACTACAGGAAATCGGACAAGCAAACATTATGTGACCGATATTCAGCTCTACGAAAAAAGCTTTCAAAAGGCTTTCGACCTATTCTATGGCACTATTACCGATTACTGTATTCTTGCTCTTTTACCCTCTTACCTAGAACGTGAAGGCTCTTCGTTGATTTATATGGCCGACCGACTCATTGAACAAAGCGGACACCCCACAAGCGGATTTTATCTCAACGATTTAGATGAACTGAGGAAAAAACTATATCAATTGGAAAAGGAAGGCCAAAAAACCTTGCTTATAGGTGTCTCTTTTGCGCTTCTAGATATGGTAGAAGAAGGCAATATGAAATTAGACCACACCCTTGTAATGGAAACCGGAGGAATGAAAGGTCGTAGAAAAGAGCTCATTCGTGAAGAACTACATGAAATCTTAAAAAACGGATTTGGGGTCAACCAGATTCATTCAGAATACGGAATGACCGAACTATTATCTCAAGCCTATTCAAAAGGCAATGGTATCTTCAACACCCCACCTTGGATGAAAGTGCTCATTCGTGATACCGAAGATCCGTTAACTTATCAAAATATAGGAAAAACTGGCGGCATAAACGTTATTGATCTTGCCAATAAGTATTCATGCTCGTTCATAGCTACACAAGATCTGGGCAAAGAACTTTCAGATGGTTCATTTGAAATTTTAGGTCGTTTTGACCATTCAGATATCAGAGGTTGTAATCTAATGGTTCTTTAA
- a CDS encoding uncharacterized membrane protein YgdD (TMEM256/DUF423 family) has protein sequence MNKTICGVGILFGMSAVILGAFGAHGLEKLIDQNSVQTFETGIDYQMYHAILLLILGGLPQLKPEDKKVVFYLLVSGIIFFSFSIYLLATNTLTGFDFRSIGFVTPIGGALLIIAWGLFGYKIYRRFS, from the coding sequence ATGAACAAAACAATTTGCGGTGTTGGAATCTTATTTGGCATGTCTGCTGTAATTCTTGGGGCATTTGGTGCACATGGCCTAGAAAAGTTGATTGATCAGAACAGCGTACAAACTTTTGAAACCGGTATAGACTATCAAATGTATCATGCGATACTCTTGCTGATTCTGGGAGGTTTGCCTCAATTAAAGCCCGAGGATAAAAAAGTGGTCTTCTATCTTCTCGTCAGCGGTATAATCTTTTTTTCCTTTTCCATATACTTATTGGCAACCAATACATTGACGGGTTTTGATTTTCGGAGTATAGGTTTTGTTACACCTATCGGAGGTGCCTTATTGATTATTGCATGGGGCTTGTTCGGGTATAAGATTTATAGGCGTTTCAGTTAA
- a CDS encoding nucleoside-diphosphate-sugar epimerase: MILVTGGTGLVGAHLLLKLLKDGFAVRAIHRKNSDLDRVKKVFAYYSKSAANLYDKIEWAEADLNDIPALETAFLDIEYVYHAAALISFDPNDYNKLHKINTEGTANIVNLCILNRIRKLCYVSTIGTIGKSLHGKKANEDTAWAPQTANVYALTKYDAEMEVWRSSQEGLDVVIVNPGVIIGPGFWDSGSGALFAVAKKEHRFYPPGGTGFISINDVIKMMFELMHSDIKNERYIAVAENLTYFEVLTRITDKMGLKPPKKELKFWQLEIGRWFDWLANLLFKKGRRITKNSVKSLKQRQIFDNHKISRDLGFEFEPLNPILQFCCEKFLEENP; this comes from the coding sequence ATGATTTTGGTTACAGGCGGAACAGGTTTGGTAGGTGCACATCTTTTGCTTAAACTTCTAAAAGATGGTTTTGCCGTAAGGGCCATCCATAGAAAAAATAGCGACCTCGACAGGGTCAAAAAAGTCTTCGCTTATTACAGTAAGAGCGCTGCCAATCTATACGATAAAATTGAATGGGCCGAAGCAGACCTCAATGATATACCCGCTCTCGAAACCGCTTTCTTAGATATTGAGTACGTCTACCACGCAGCAGCCTTAATTTCATTTGATCCCAACGATTATAACAAGTTACACAAAATAAACACCGAAGGCACGGCAAACATTGTAAACCTTTGTATTCTTAACCGTATTAGAAAGCTTTGCTACGTAAGCACGATCGGCACGATAGGCAAAAGTCTCCATGGAAAAAAGGCTAATGAAGATACAGCGTGGGCGCCCCAGACTGCCAATGTCTATGCCCTAACAAAATATGATGCGGAGATGGAAGTTTGGCGTAGTTCTCAAGAAGGCCTTGACGTCGTAATAGTGAACCCTGGAGTTATTATCGGACCAGGTTTTTGGGATAGCGGAAGTGGTGCTTTGTTTGCGGTAGCCAAAAAAGAACACCGTTTCTACCCGCCCGGTGGTACCGGTTTTATTTCGATCAACGATGTGATTAAAATGATGTTCGAACTTATGCATTCCGATATTAAAAACGAACGTTATATCGCTGTTGCCGAAAACTTGACCTATTTTGAGGTTCTCACAAGAATCACCGATAAAATGGGGCTAAAGCCACCTAAGAAGGAGTTGAAATTCTGGCAACTTGAAATAGGCCGTTGGTTTGATTGGCTGGCTAATTTACTGTTTAAGAAAGGGAGAAGGATTACGAAAAACTCCGTTAAGTCATTAAAACAACGGCAGATTTTTGATAACCACAAGATCAGTCGTGACCTAGGTTTTGAATTTGAACCGCTAAACCCTATTCTTCAGTTTTGTTGCGAGAAATTTCTTGAAGAGAATCCTTGA
- a CDS encoding phosphoenolpyruvate carboxykinase (ATP), whose protein sequence is MNNSTTSKRSISLKAYGITHTNFNYQLTPDELHKITIEKGMGREASSGALAINTGEFTGRSPKDRFIVKDEVTQDKIWWGDINIAFAPEKFDTLYEKVISYLNDKELYVRDCYACADHNYRMDIRVVTEYPWSNLFAYNMFIRPTEEELRNFDPEWTVINAPGFMADPDIDGTRQHNFAILNFTKKVALIGGTGYTGEIKKGIFSALNFILPVMKNTMPMHCSANVGQEGDTAIFFGLSGTGKTTLSTDASRKLIGDDEHGWNNENAVFNFEGGCYAKVINLSAESEPEIFGAIKKGAILENVILDEKGNVDFSDTSITQNTRVSYPIYHIENVQRPSIGKNPKNIFFLTADAFGVLPPISKLTPSQAAYHFISGYTAKVAGTEAGVVEPIPSFSACFGAPFMPLHPAKYAEMLSKKMQEAGVNVWLVNTGWTGGPYGVGTRMKLKYTRAMINAVLDGGLGLYNYDEYHIHSVFGVAQPRECPGVPTSVLSPRATWNDDKAYYTTAFKLTNAFRENFKKFEAYASEEIRRGGPQRYAF, encoded by the coding sequence ATGAACAACTCCACAACTAGCAAGCGTTCAATTTCTTTGAAAGCTTATGGTATCACGCACACAAATTTCAATTATCAACTGACGCCTGATGAACTTCATAAAATCACCATAGAAAAAGGTATGGGTAGAGAAGCCTCTTCAGGGGCGTTGGCAATCAACACTGGTGAATTTACCGGTAGATCACCTAAGGATCGTTTCATTGTTAAAGATGAGGTGACCCAAGACAAAATTTGGTGGGGTGATATAAACATTGCCTTTGCTCCGGAAAAGTTTGATACGCTTTATGAAAAGGTGATTTCTTATCTGAACGATAAAGAGCTTTACGTGCGTGATTGTTATGCCTGTGCCGATCATAACTATCGTATGGATATTCGGGTGGTGACCGAGTACCCTTGGTCCAATCTATTTGCCTATAATATGTTTATTCGACCTACGGAGGAAGAGTTAAGAAACTTTGATCCTGAATGGACTGTGATCAATGCCCCAGGATTTATGGCAGACCCTGATATCGATGGTACAAGACAGCATAATTTTGCCATTCTTAACTTTACTAAAAAGGTGGCACTGATCGGTGGTACAGGTTATACGGGAGAAATCAAGAAAGGTATATTTTCGGCCTTGAATTTCATATTGCCAGTTATGAAGAATACGATGCCGATGCACTGTTCGGCCAATGTGGGGCAAGAGGGTGATACTGCTATTTTTTTCGGATTGTCCGGTACCGGAAAAACAACCTTGTCAACGGATGCTTCCCGAAAATTGATAGGTGACGATGAGCATGGCTGGAACAATGAAAATGCTGTTTTTAATTTTGAAGGCGGATGCTACGCCAAGGTAATCAACCTGTCGGCAGAAAGTGAGCCGGAAATTTTTGGAGCCATCAAGAAAGGTGCTATTCTCGAGAACGTAATTTTAGACGAGAAGGGAAATGTAGATTTCTCCGATACTTCTATCACTCAAAATACTCGGGTTAGCTACCCCATATACCATATAGAAAACGTACAGCGCCCGTCTATTGGTAAGAATCCGAAGAATATTTTCTTTTTGACCGCAGATGCCTTTGGTGTTTTACCTCCTATATCAAAACTGACTCCCAGTCAAGCGGCGTACCATTTTATATCGGGTTACACAGCCAAAGTGGCCGGTACAGAAGCGGGGGTCGTAGAACCTATTCCTTCGTTTTCTGCATGTTTCGGAGCGCCGTTTATGCCCTTGCACCCCGCTAAATACGCCGAGATGTTAAGTAAAAAAATGCAGGAGGCGGGCGTTAATGTGTGGTTGGTGAACACTGGGTGGACGGGAGGCCCTTACGGTGTTGGTACTCGAATGAAATTAAAATACACCCGCGCTATGATCAATGCCGTACTTGATGGTGGTTTAGGGTTGTACAATTACGATGAGTATCATATACACTCCGTATTTGGTGTAGCACAACCCAGAGAGTGCCCGGGGGTGCCGACCAGTGTTTTGAGTCCGAGAGCCACATGGAACGATGATAAGGCCTATTATACGACGGCTTTTAAACTGACCAATGCCTTTCGAGAGAACTTTAAGAAATTTGAAGCCTACGCAAGTGAAGAAATTCGACGTGGTGGGCCACAGCGGTATGCTTTTTAA
- a CDS encoding putative secreted protein (Por secretion system target), whose protein sequence is MRLLYLTLTLFCSVAIYSQEGKHLQTEKEVLELKLYPNPAYGETVQIVSNSNLAKEVTVYDVFGKIVLTNKVYRNNLDITSLNSGIYMLQISENQKTVNRKLVVK, encoded by the coding sequence ATGCGACTGCTTTACCTAACCTTAACGTTGTTTTGCTCTGTTGCCATATATTCGCAAGAGGGTAAGCACCTACAAACTGAAAAAGAAGTTTTAGAATTAAAACTTTACCCGAATCCCGCTTACGGCGAAACCGTACAAATTGTATCGAATAGCAACCTTGCCAAAGAAGTAACCGTCTATGATGTATTCGGAAAAATAGTTTTAACAAATAAAGTCTATCGAAATAATTTAGACATCACTAGTCTTAATTCTGGTATATACATGCTTCAAATCAGCGAAAATCAAAAGACCGTAAATAGAAAACTAGTTGTAAAATAA